The nucleotide sequence GCCCAGGTCGGCGGACCGCTTATTTTCCTCGCCTTTCTGGTCCACTTCGTCCTGGCCGCCCGCAAGATTCCCTTTGCCACCAGCCAGCAGCGGGTGATGCTCTCCAACGCCAAACGCCTGCGCCACACCGACACCTGGCTGTGGGTGGTCCAGGCGACCACGGCCATGGGCATCCTCATCATGGGCGGCATCCATTTGTGGGTGGTTCTTAACGACCTGCCCATCTCGGCCGAGAAATCCGCCGCCCGCATCCAGTCCGGCTTCTGGTTCGTCTTCTACCTGATCCTGTTGCCCATGGTCGAACTCCATGTCGGCGTGGGCTTCTACCGCATCCTGGTCAAGTGGGGCTTTCTCGACCGCTCCGGCCGTTTCTCCCTGAAAAAAAAGGAGAACGCCATGACCATGATCTTTATCGGCATTGGCCTTCTCACCCTGCTTCGTTACTACTTCCTGCCGCTCAAATAAGGACGCAACGCCATGAGGATCATCCAATCCGACGTGCTGTCGGTCGGCGCGGGCCTGGCCGGCGAACGGGTGGCCATTGAGGCCGCCGAGAACGGTTTTTCCGCCATCTGCCTGTCCATCGTGCCGGCCCGGCGTTCCCACTCCTCGGCCGCTCAGGGCGGCATGCAGGCGGCTTTGGGCAACTCGGCCATGGGCGAGGGCGACTGCCCGGACGTCCATTTCGCCGACACCGTCAAAGGCTCCGACTGGGGCTGTGACCAGGAAGTGGCCCGGCTATTTTGCGACAACGCCCCCATCGCCATGCGCCAGATGGCCTTCTGGGGCGTGCCCTGGAACCGCGTGGTGCCCGGCGAACAGACCTATTACAAGGGCGGCAAGCCCTTTACCGCCTTTGAAAAGCCCGAAAACGAGGGGCTGATCCACTCGCGCAACTTCGGCGGCACCGCCAAGTGGCGCACCTGCTACACCTCCGACGGCACCGGGCATTGCGTCCTTTTCACCCTGGACAACCGGGCCGCCCAGGTTGGCGTCACGGTCATCGACAAGGTCGAGGTCATCGGGCTTATCCACGACGGCGAAACCTGCATGGGGGCCGTGGCCCGCTGCCTGAAAACCGGCGAGTTGACCGCCTACCTGGCCAAGGCCACGCTCATCGCCACCGGCGGTTTCGGCCGCATCTACCGCGAGTCCACCAACGCCGTCATCTGCGACGGCGGCGGCCTCATCGCCGCCCTGGACACCGGCGTCGTGCCCCTGGGCAACATGGAAGCCGTGCAGTTCCACCCCACCGGCATCGTGCCGACAGACATCCTCGTCACCGAAGGCTGTCGCGGCGACGGCGGCACGCTGCTCGACAAAAACGAGTACCGGTTCATGCCGGACTACGAACCGGAAAAGGCCGAGCTGGCCTCCCGCGACGTGGTCAGCCGCCGCATGACC is from Solidesulfovibrio magneticus RS-1 and encodes:
- a CDS encoding fumarate reductase flavoprotein subunit, whose product is MRIIQSDVLSVGAGLAGERVAIEAAENGFSAICLSIVPARRSHSSAAQGGMQAALGNSAMGEGDCPDVHFADTVKGSDWGCDQEVARLFCDNAPIAMRQMAFWGVPWNRVVPGEQTYYKGGKPFTAFEKPENEGLIHSRNFGGTAKWRTCYTSDGTGHCVLFTLDNRAAQVGVTVIDKVEVIGLIHDGETCMGAVARCLKTGELTAYLAKATLIATGGFGRIYRESTNAVICDGGGLIAALDTGVVPLGNMEAVQFHPTGIVPTDILVTEGCRGDGGTLLDKNEYRFMPDYEPEKAELASRDVVSRRMTEHMRKGLGVPSPYGDHLWLDIRHLGEHHIRTKLREVDEICQSFLGVDPVHQLIPVRPTQHYSMGGVRTNKDGAAYGLKGLFSAGEAACWDMHGFNRLGGNSLAETVVAGMIVGAKIVEFLKGAETVIKTASVRDAMAAQQARIDDLINCANGRENPYAVKNAMHDAIMKGAGIFRNGKDLETCVADLQEILGRARRVGLRSNGKGANPELTMALKIQGMVKLALCVAYGALKRTESRGAHTREDYPERNDRDWLTRTLATWAEGADLPTLNYEAATQTFELPPGDRGYGGGKIIARDE